The genomic DNA TTGTTTAAAGTCAGTGCACTATGCCAAGCTGCGTGTCCACTACCCAAAAAAACTACATCATATTGATTCATATTAAACATCCTTTGTTAATTTCTTTAAAGTGACTTCAAGATTATCCATGATTGCTTTAGCTCTTGTATATTCATCTACATCAAATTGTGAAGAAATACATTTAGCAATAGCTTCATGTACTGCTTCTTGCTCATTTAGACCTTTTATCGTTAAAGTTATGATAAGATTACGTTTATCGTTTTCATCTCTATTTCTTTGAACCCAGCCAGCTTGCTCAAGTCTTTTTAGTAATGGGGTTAGGGTATTACTTGCTAGATTCAACTTTTTACCAATGGATAATAAAGTTTGAGGGTTTTCCTCCCATAATGTTAATAGCACTAGATATTGAGAAAAAGTTAAACCGAATTGACTTAATTGCTTTTCATAAAATTTGCTGAATAATTTGTTAACATTATAAGCAGAAAAGCATAGCTGATGTGCCAATTTCATTTCCTCATCAATCAATTTAATCACTCCTATTCTCATTAAATAATAATCAATCGCAAACGATTAATCAATTGAATAAACTTATAATGAACCACATACGTTTGTTTAATTGATTACTAACTTCAAAAATTTTTCATCAATTGTGCAAATTGATTTCGATTTTAAAATAGTGCGTAAAACTTATGATTTTAGGGTATAATTCAAAAGAGGTGAATTTAAAATGAATAAAAATAAAGTACTTTCTAAAATAGAAAATATATTGAATCAATCAAGAATTGGTGTCTTATCAACCGCACATAACAACGTGCCTAATAGTAGATATATGGTTTTTTATAATGATAATCTTACTCTTTATACTAAAACTA from Staphylococcus durrellii includes the following:
- a CDS encoding MarR family winged helix-turn-helix transcriptional regulator, with the protein product MIDEEMKLAHQLCFSAYNVNKLFSKFYEKQLSQFGLTFSQYLVLLTLWEENPQTLLSIGKKLNLASNTLTPLLKRLEQAGWVQRNRDENDKRNLIITLTIKGLNEQEAVHEAIAKCISSQFDVDEYTRAKAIMDNLEVTLKKLTKDV